From the Clostridium putrefaciens genome, one window contains:
- a CDS encoding metal ABC transporter ATP-binding protein: MIIIKDLCFSYEGNKPYILDHVNLTIPMGSYFSIVGENGSAKSTLIKLVLGLLKPLKGDIKVNTSNIAYVPQKLDSFNSEFPITVHELLSNHKKVCKIDDSKAIDKSLQIVSMTSYKNKLIGSLSGGQQQKIFIARALMGSPKLIILDEPSTGIDFQSQKEIYAIIKSLNTEDNITVISVEHNLDAVLKNSTHIYELNSDTGNGVLYNAKEYRDKILNVYNER; encoded by the coding sequence TTGATTATAATAAAAGACCTATGCTTTTCTTATGAAGGCAATAAACCATACATATTAGACCACGTAAATTTGACTATTCCAATGGGTAGTTATTTTTCAATAGTGGGTGAAAACGGCAGCGCTAAAAGCACTTTAATAAAACTAGTCTTAGGTTTACTAAAACCACTAAAAGGAGATATTAAGGTAAATACATCAAACATTGCTTATGTTCCACAAAAACTTGACAGTTTCAACTCTGAGTTCCCAATAACTGTTCATGAATTGTTATCTAACCACAAAAAGGTGTGTAAAATAGATGATTCTAAAGCCATTGATAAGAGTCTTCAAATAGTTTCTATGACTTCTTATAAAAACAAATTAATAGGGAGCCTTTCTGGTGGCCAGCAACAAAAGATATTCATAGCAAGAGCTTTGATGGGATCACCAAAACTTATAATTTTAGACGAGCCTTCTACAGGAATTGATTTTCAAAGTCAAAAAGAAATATATGCTATAATAAAATCCTTAAATACAGAAGATAATATTACTGTTATATCTGTTGAGCATAATTTAGACGCTGTTCTAAAAAACTCTACTCATATATATGAGCTAAATTCCGACACCGGAAATGGTGTTTTATATAATGCTAAGGAATATAGAGATAAAATTTTAAATGTTTATAACGAAAGGTGA
- a CDS encoding metal ABC transporter substrate-binding protein: MKKKLFKIIGPLCMMILLSACVNKKEAVDNNENAEKKIFVVSSFNAMTEFAMAIGGDKIEITTIVPSGVEAHDFEPKAKDMKNMSKADLFVYNGLEMEHWAEDILKSIDNKNLVVVEASKGADLIKTSKQEGHEHGHFDPHVWLSLKEAKVEANNIKEALVKIDYSNKSYYEENYKRFEKELDDLKDEYESKIKPLQNKTFVTGHAAFAYLCREFDLHQYSVEDVFAEGEPTPQKIKELVSIGKEVNLKTVFTEENVSPKVSETLAREIGAKTETINTLESEGNYIETMRENLQKIYESLN; the protein is encoded by the coding sequence ATGAAAAAAAAATTATTTAAAATTATAGGTCCATTGTGTATGATGATATTATTATCAGCTTGTGTAAATAAAAAAGAGGCGGTAGACAACAATGAAAATGCAGAAAAAAAGATTTTTGTAGTATCTAGCTTTAATGCTATGACTGAATTTGCTATGGCTATAGGGGGAGATAAAATCGAGATTACAACTATAGTACCAAGCGGAGTAGAAGCTCATGATTTTGAGCCTAAAGCAAAAGATATGAAAAACATGTCTAAAGCGGACTTATTCGTATATAATGGTTTAGAAATGGAACACTGGGCAGAAGACATATTAAAAAGTATAGATAATAAAAATTTAGTAGTAGTTGAAGCATCTAAAGGTGCAGATTTAATAAAAACTTCTAAACAAGAAGGACATGAACATGGGCATTTTGATCCACATGTTTGGCTAAGTCTTAAAGAAGCTAAGGTGGAGGCTAATAATATAAAAGAAGCTTTAGTTAAAATAGATTATTCTAATAAAAGCTATTACGAAGAAAACTATAAAAGGTTTGAAAAGGAGCTAGATGATTTAAAAGATGAGTATGAAAGTAAGATAAAGCCGCTCCAAAATAAAACATTTGTAACAGGTCATGCAGCTTTTGCATATTTATGTAGGGAATTTGACCTACACCAATATAGTGTAGAGGATGTCTTTGCAGAGGGAGAACCTACACCACAAAAAATCAAGGAACTTGTAAGTATTGGAAAAGAAGTCAATTTAAAAACTGTATTTACTGAAGAAAATGTGAGTCCTAAGGTATCAGAGACACTAGCTAGAGAGATTGGTGCTAAGACAGAAACTATTAATACTTTAGAGTCAGAGGGAAATTATATAGAAACTATGAGAGAAAACTTACAGAAGATATATGAAAGTTTAAATTAA
- the pepF gene encoding oligoendopeptidase F, with amino-acid sequence MTEVKRLKTRDEIASEYKWNIEKVYKSSKRWEEDFQELKIEALKLKEFPGTLNDPKNLISYLNLKERISRKAEVLFVYAHLKSDEDTANTEFQTIKEKIDGYLAELSSINAFFVPEILSLNEAELLKNIDEIQELNMYKFFFKQIIIMKPHTLSRELEEMLASVSDCLEAPGNIFGMLTNADMTFPNIEDENNKEIELTEVNYATFIRSKDRRVREEAFKALFSTYNKFKNTLTSSLTSSVKNFIFLSKANKYKSSLESSLKPNNIPLEVYYKSIDTINKNLDSLHRYVRVKKRLLGLDEMHMYDLYVPVIDIPKEHIEFEEAVKIVKEGLNPLGQEYLNIFKEGVDNGWVDVFENKGKRGGAYSWGCHDTMPYVLLNYNYSINDVSTFAHEMGHSIHSYYSRKNQPHLYSNYTLFCAEVASTTNEALLIHHLINKEEDENKRLYLINQELEQIRTTVFRQLMFAEFEILVHESIENGKPLNSKDLCGIWHDLNVKYFGPDMIVDDGIDMEWARIPHFYSDFYVYQYATGYAAASAFAKAILENNENALEKYKGFLKSGGSDYPINTLKTAGVDITTSKPLEATIARFNELLDMLEKQSV; translated from the coding sequence ATGACGGAAGTAAAAAGATTAAAAACAAGAGACGAAATAGCTTCAGAGTACAAATGGAATATAGAAAAGGTATATAAAAGTTCAAAAAGATGGGAGGAAGACTTTCAGGAGCTAAAGATAGAAGCTTTAAAGCTAAAAGAATTCCCAGGGACACTTAACGATCCTAAAAATTTAATATCATATCTTAATTTAAAAGAAAGAATATCGAGAAAAGCAGAAGTTTTATTTGTATACGCTCACCTTAAATCAGATGAAGATACAGCTAACACAGAATTTCAAACTATAAAAGAAAAGATAGATGGATATTTAGCAGAACTGTCTAGCATAAATGCATTTTTTGTTCCAGAGATATTATCATTAAATGAAGCAGAACTATTAAAAAATATAGATGAAATACAGGAACTAAATATGTATAAGTTTTTTTTCAAGCAGATAATTATAATGAAACCTCATACACTTTCTAGAGAACTTGAAGAAATGTTGGCTTCGGTTTCAGATTGTCTTGAGGCTCCAGGAAATATATTTGGTATGCTTACTAATGCAGATATGACATTTCCAAATATAGAGGATGAAAATAATAAAGAAATTGAACTTACAGAGGTTAATTATGCAACCTTCATAAGGTCAAAAGATAGAAGAGTTAGGGAAGAAGCTTTTAAGGCTTTATTTAGTACTTATAATAAATTTAAAAATACTTTAACTAGTTCCTTAACATCTTCAGTAAAAAACTTTATATTTCTATCAAAGGCTAATAAATATAAGTCATCTTTAGAGAGTTCATTAAAACCAAACAACATACCATTAGAAGTTTATTATAAATCTATAGATACTATAAACAAGAATTTAGATTCACTTCATAGGTATGTAAGGGTGAAAAAAAGGTTATTAGGATTAGATGAGATGCATATGTATGACTTATATGTTCCTGTAATAGATATACCAAAAGAACATATTGAGTTTGAGGAAGCTGTTAAAATAGTAAAAGAAGGTTTGAATCCACTAGGACAAGAATATTTAAATATATTTAAAGAAGGCGTAGATAATGGGTGGGTGGATGTATTTGAAAACAAAGGTAAAAGAGGAGGAGCATATTCTTGGGGATGTCATGATACTATGCCCTATGTTCTTTTAAACTATAACTATAGTATAAATGATGTTTCTACTTTTGCACATGAAATGGGTCATTCTATACATTCATATTATTCAAGAAAGAATCAACCACACTTATATTCTAATTATACTTTATTTTGTGCGGAGGTTGCTTCAACTACAAATGAAGCACTTTTAATTCACCATCTTATAAATAAAGAAGAAGATGAGAATAAAAGGTTGTATTTAATAAATCAAGAATTAGAACAAATAAGAACTACAGTATTTAGACAACTGATGTTTGCTGAATTTGAAATTTTAGTTCACGAGAGTATAGAAAATGGGAAACCATTAAATAGTAAGGACTTATGTGGCATATGGCATGATTTAAATGTAAAGTACTTTGGACCTGATATGATTGTAGATGACGGAATAGATATGGAATGGGCAAGAATACCACATTTTTATTCTGACTTTTATGTTTATCAGTATGCTACAGGGTATGCAGCTGCAAGTGCTTTTGCAAAGGCTATATTAGAAAATAATGAAAATGCATTAGAAAAGTACAAAGGATTCTTAAAAAGTGGGGGTAGTGATTATCCTATTAATACCCTAAAAACAGCAGGCGTTGATATTACTACATCAAAACCTTTAGAAGCTACTATAGCTAGATTTAATGAACTTTTAGATATGCTAGAAAAGCAATCTGTATAA
- a CDS encoding metal ABC transporter permease: MLQFEFMRNALMAGLFVSILCPFVGLFLVLKRYSMMGDTLSHASFAGIAIGLVSGLNPIITSFIFTSACGLLIEYLRNYYKKYSELVMSIILTLSIGIAILIMSTGKAGSSVNSILFGNMLTVSKTDLIWMAIIGAISFIFIFFLYNKLIYATFDEEGAKVSGVNVSLVNYIFTLIVAATISISIRILGVLVISSMIVVPVATAMQLKKGFKSTLIYSILFGFIDIFAGFFISYKLDTATGGTIALTSVVVLTIILLINKYRR, translated from the coding sequence ATGTTGCAATTTGAATTTATGAGAAATGCCTTAATGGCAGGACTTTTTGTATCCATACTCTGTCCCTTTGTAGGGTTATTCTTAGTTCTTAAAAGATATTCCATGATGGGTGATACCCTATCTCATGCTTCCTTTGCTGGTATAGCTATAGGTTTAGTATCAGGTTTAAATCCCATTATTACATCTTTCATTTTCACATCCGCCTGTGGCCTTTTAATTGAATATTTAAGAAACTATTATAAAAAGTATTCAGAACTTGTAATGTCTATAATACTAACCCTTAGTATAGGTATAGCAATTTTAATAATGAGTACAGGAAAAGCGGGTTCAAGTGTTAATTCTATATTATTTGGAAACATGCTAACAGTTTCAAAGACTGATTTAATATGGATGGCTATAATAGGTGCTATATCTTTTATATTTATATTCTTTTTATACAATAAATTAATCTATGCTACCTTTGATGAAGAGGGTGCTAAAGTTTCTGGAGTAAATGTATCTTTAGTTAACTATATCTTCACTCTTATAGTAGCTGCTACAATATCTATATCCATAAGAATACTCGGAGTGCTTGTTATATCTTCAATGATAGTTGTGCCTGTTGCTACAGCTATGCAACTAAAAAAAGGTTTTAAAAGTACCCTTATATATTCTATATTGTTTGGGTTTATAGATATATTTGCAGGGTTTTTCATATCGTATAAGTTAGATACTGCTACTGGAGGTACTATTGCTTTAACGTCTGTAGTAGTTTTAACTATAATATTGCTAATAAATAAGTATCGTAGGTGA
- a CDS encoding NCS2 family permease, which produces MLAGLTSFFAAAYIIAVNPAILADAGIPMEAAVIATVLSTFVGCLLSAFWGKSPMILVPGMGVNAMFSYTIVKTMGLTWEQALASVFIAGILFAVVAFTKLGEILTKSIPISLKEAITVGIGLMITFIGLQKSGIIVSNETTFVALGSLSDPAVYVTLITLIITLVLFVKNVQGNFLISMFLGVLLSAAFGLIDLSQISFTGFSIGGYKEVIGHMDFSNIFSSSFIVSTFSILLVLVFENLGLIHGQINVMLDKPEKFKRSFQATAMSVINCAIVGTSPTVVSIEGAAGLAAGGKSGLTSFTAGILFLLSIIFMPIIKIIPNSAIAPILIIIGSLMIKNALNIDFNDFTEGFPAFLIIAMIPLTFSIVDGMAFGFVAYPIVKLASKRHKEISVPMYIISFMFLINFILHAI; this is translated from the coding sequence ATGTTAGCAGGGCTTACATCATTTTTTGCTGCTGCTTACATAATAGCGGTTAATCCAGCTATACTAGCAGATGCTGGAATACCTATGGAAGCGGCGGTTATAGCTACAGTGTTATCTACTTTTGTTGGATGTTTACTGTCCGCATTTTGGGGAAAGTCACCAATGATATTGGTACCTGGTATGGGGGTTAACGCTATGTTTTCTTACACCATAGTTAAAACTATGGGATTAACCTGGGAACAAGCATTGGCATCGGTGTTTATTGCAGGAATTTTGTTCGCTGTGGTAGCCTTTACAAAACTTGGTGAGATACTAACAAAATCAATTCCAATATCATTAAAAGAAGCTATAACTGTAGGAATAGGTCTTATGATAACCTTTATAGGACTTCAAAAGAGCGGAATAATAGTTTCAAATGAAACAACATTTGTAGCACTTGGAAGTCTTAGTGATCCGGCAGTTTATGTAACTCTTATAACCCTTATAATCACATTGGTGTTGTTTGTGAAGAATGTTCAAGGTAACTTTCTTATAAGTATGTTTTTAGGAGTACTTCTTTCAGCGGCATTTGGATTAATTGATTTATCACAGATTTCTTTTACGGGGTTTTCCATTGGAGGATATAAGGAAGTAATAGGCCATATGGATTTTAGTAATATATTTTCAAGTTCATTTATTGTGTCAACATTTTCTATATTATTGGTGCTTGTATTTGAAAACCTTGGATTAATCCATGGACAGATAAATGTAATGCTAGATAAACCTGAAAAGTTTAAAAGATCATTTCAAGCTACGGCTATGTCAGTTATTAATTGTGCTATAGTTGGAACAAGTCCAACAGTAGTATCAATTGAAGGTGCTGCAGGACTTGCTGCAGGTGGTAAGAGTGGGCTTACATCATTTACAGCAGGAATACTATTTTTGCTATCTATAATATTTATGCCTATAATTAAAATTATACCTAATAGCGCTATAGCTCCTATTTTGATAATAATAGGTAGTTTAATGATTAAAAACGCATTAAATATAGATTTTAATGATTTTACAGAAGGATTTCCAGCTTTTTTGATTATTGCTATGATACCGCTTACCTTTAGTATAGTAGATGGTATGGCTTTTGGATTTGTGGCGTACCCTATAGTGAAATTAGCTAGTAAAAGGCATAAAGAAATATCAGTTCCTATGTATATAATATCATTTATGTTTTTAATTAACTTCATACTACATGCTATTTAA
- a CDS encoding manganese efflux pump MntP family protein, which yields MTFLSIFVVAIALSLDAFGVALSIGLNSNVKFRNKLCFCMSFSFFQTLFMLIGSFGSLIFSQYVNYTSSILGGIIVAILGITMIIEGMEDKKTYIFLKPKMCILLGVSVSIDALVIGFTFFETITSLILLIKISLFIGMVTCTLTIIAFIISKFFRRIEFICKYADYIGGIILIILGLKLIFSR from the coding sequence ATGACGTTTTTATCTATATTTGTAGTTGCTATTGCATTGTCTTTAGATGCCTTTGGAGTAGCACTAAGTATAGGACTTAATTCAAATGTTAAGTTTAGGAATAAGTTATGCTTTTGTATGTCCTTTTCATTTTTTCAAACCTTATTTATGTTGATTGGCTCCTTTGGAAGCCTTATATTTAGTCAGTATGTAAATTATACTTCTAGTATACTAGGAGGGATTATAGTAGCTATACTTGGTATAACAATGATAATAGAAGGTATGGAAGATAAAAAAACATATATATTTTTAAAGCCAAAGATGTGTATATTATTGGGGGTATCTGTAAGCATAGATGCTTTAGTTATAGGATTTACCTTTTTTGAGACAATAACTAGCTTAATATTACTTATTAAAATAAGTTTGTTTATAGGGATGGTAACTTGTACTCTTACAATTATAGCATTTATAATAAGCAAGTTTTTTAGAAGGATAGAATTTATATGTAAGTATGCAGATTATATCGGAGGCATAATATTAATTATATTAGGATTGAAATTAATATTTTCGAGGTAA
- a CDS encoding DUF6762 family protein → MEFSSLVIMEKEKDTNLFLRELGSYEVRYGGNYVRKLFCIDNMVSLYFDTDKDVEEWEYSAIFDLFDTEAFIEKGYKIKDKDEEYNPTWVISFPYDEKREVMSYKINEICNLIDECFKKVYLDIRGKKEDYI, encoded by the coding sequence ATGGAATTTTCATCATTAGTAATTATGGAGAAAGAAAAGGATACTAATTTATTTTTAAGAGAACTTGGTAGCTACGAAGTAAGATACGGAGGTAATTATGTAAGAAAACTATTTTGTATAGACAACATGGTAAGTCTTTACTTTGATACTGATAAGGATGTTGAGGAATGGGAATATTCAGCTATATTTGATTTGTTTGATACAGAAGCTTTTATAGAAAAAGGATATAAAATAAAAGATAAAGATGAAGAATATAATCCTACATGGGTTATAAGCTTTCCTTATGATGAGAAGAGAGAAGTTATGAGCTACAAAATAAATGAAATATGTAATTTAATAGATGAATGCTTTAAGAAGGTTTATTTAGATATAAGAGGTAAAAAAGAAGACTATATTTAA
- a CDS encoding HD-GYP domain-containing protein — protein sequence MRIEFILKVKPGDILAKSIFSSDGKILLRAGVSLTLNYINRLKQLDVLYVYIEDKRLSDLDLEDIRLNELKVDTLKGVSTIVKKITLNDRVDIMDSLIKVEELMNYIIEFGDINKSLNDIKTHDNYTFVHSIDTGIMAAFLGINMGFERADIVNLGISATLHDLGKVKISKDMLNKSQGLSNVEYSEMKKHPIYGVDILRSNTDLSVKITDAILQHHERIDGTGYPFGLKGNEICINAKIISVCDVYDAISNDRSYRTKFNPKDSYELILAGSGKFFDEEVVKVFKDTFAVYQLGSCLKLSNGVEGYVIKQNKGFPDRPVVRVLYHGKDKKPIRFYEINLLENINLSVECVY from the coding sequence ATGCGGATAGAGTTTATATTAAAAGTTAAACCTGGTGATATACTGGCAAAAAGTATATTTTCTAGTGATGGGAAAATTCTCTTAAGAGCTGGAGTTAGCCTAACACTTAATTATATAAATAGACTAAAACAATTGGATGTGCTTTATGTCTATATAGAAGATAAGAGGCTTTCAGATTTAGACTTAGAAGATATAAGGCTGAATGAATTAAAAGTAGATACATTAAAAGGTGTGAGTACTATAGTAAAAAAGATCACCTTAAATGATAGAGTAGATATTATGGATTCCTTAATTAAAGTAGAAGAACTTATGAACTACATAATAGAATTTGGAGATATAAATAAAAGTTTAAACGATATAAAAACTCATGATAATTATACATTTGTACATAGTATTGATACTGGAATAATGGCTGCCTTTTTGGGGATAAATATGGGGTTTGAACGAGCGGATATTGTAAATCTTGGCATTTCAGCTACCTTGCATGATCTAGGAAAGGTGAAAATAAGTAAAGACATGTTAAACAAGTCACAAGGACTTTCAAATGTTGAATATTCAGAAATGAAGAAACATCCAATATATGGGGTGGATATATTAAGGTCAAATACGGATCTTTCTGTAAAGATAACAGATGCCATATTACAGCATCATGAGAGAATAGATGGAACAGGATATCCATTTGGATTAAAAGGTAATGAAATATGTATTAATGCAAAAATAATATCGGTTTGTGATGTCTACGATGCTATTAGTAATGATAGAAGTTATAGAACAAAATTTAATCCAAAGGACTCTTATGAACTTATACTAGCTGGGTCAGGGAAGTTCTTTGATGAAGAGGTAGTTAAAGTATTTAAAGATACATTTGCAGTGTATCAACTAGGTTCATGCTTAAAGCTTTCAAATGGAGTAGAAGGATATGTAATAAAGCAAAACAAGGGATTTCCAGACAGGCCAGTAGTAAGGGTACTTTATCATGGTAAGGACAAGAAACCTATAAGGTTTTACGAAATAAACTTATTAGAGAATATAAATTTATCTGTAGAGTGTGTCTACTAA
- a CDS encoding Fur family transcriptional regulator — translation MNTMDLLKNKTIKATKARIIIYNIISNCDCGITAEYIHNKCLESNISINLSTVYRSLDLFEEKSLVEKYDLGEGTYNYTLKKHNHKHLLECSLCHKEIELQCPMQQIEELVKNKTGFTLVEHELKMKGICKDCKKHK, via the coding sequence ATGAATACAATGGATTTATTAAAAAACAAGACTATAAAAGCTACTAAAGCACGAATTATAATTTACAATATAATATCTAACTGTGATTGTGGAATAACTGCAGAATATATCCATAACAAATGTTTAGAATCTAATATAAGTATAAACTTATCAACAGTGTACCGAAGCTTAGATTTATTTGAGGAAAAAAGTCTTGTAGAAAAATATGATCTTGGTGAAGGTACATATAATTACACCTTAAAGAAGCATAATCACAAGCATTTGCTAGAATGTAGTCTTTGTCATAAAGAGATAGAACTACAATGTCCAATGCAACAAATTGAAGAGCTTGTAAAAAACAAAACAGGATTCACATTAGTGGAACACGAACTAAAGATGAAGGGTATTTGTAAGGATTGTAAAAAACATAAATAA